Part of the Citrus sinensis cultivar Valencia sweet orange chromosome 2, DVS_A1.0, whole genome shotgun sequence genome, aaaatgataatatgagcaacagaaaaatgaaaaagccATGTGCAGAGCTATCCAGATGTTCCACTTCCAAAATACATACTTGGAACATAGGAGCAATGCCAGTGTCTCCAGTAAGCGTCCCAAAAGCTTCAACTTGGCCAGGTTGATACTTGAAGCGTCCCTGTTATCATCATAAGTGGAATTTATACATATCACTCAATGACATCAAGAACAATCTAGGACAAGATTATGATGTCTAGGTTTCATCAATGAAGAATCTACTGTGTTTCACATTAAAGTAAATAACTTTTAGAAGCAAAGAATCAAATCTCCTACTGTCAAGGGATTGGGCTAATGCATTTTCAAGAGAGTAGCCCCAAAACAAAACTGTAAAAGTAATGCAACTCAAATTAGACATTATTTTGACCTGGGGTCCGGTCCCTTCATGGGCAAGTAATCACCTTCCTGCAACTCATGGAAGTGGTGGGACATTCTTCCTTGCAGATACATCTATTAGAAAGAAAAGCCAAAATCATTGTATCGgcataaaaatcaaaagacaataaattatttcttgGAAGAATGGACAATGAACTCCAGAATGCATAAACCACCTTTATAACAAGTTCAAAATATCCAATATCTGAATCCAAAGTTGCCGGAGTATGTGGTTTGATAACCTCTTCACCAAGATCACCTCTTCCTCTGTTTGAGAAAATTTATGTAATGAACATCATTACCAGGATAGACAAgaactaaataattattaccAAAGATAAACAAGAACTgaataagtattaaataaaaCCAATCATGAGAGACAAACCTGCAACTAGTATGTTGTCCAATTGGAAGGCCCAAGACTGAAGTTGGAGTAGGGAGAGCAAATGCGAACTTCGATTAATGATTTTGAATTCGTTACACTTTTCAGGGTCCAAGTAGCCTGTCAAGGCAAACATATTTCTCATGatttttcaattctaaaaGATTCAAATCATAAAGAGTATTGCATCCACTTACGAGCAAGTGtacatttaaaatgatttaggCAACAAATCTAAGTGGATTCAGTATCCCTGCCTCCCTATTAGTAGAATGACTCACAACAGCAAAGACCAAAAAAGCAATTAAACGGATagcctaaaataaaaatatggcAAAAGATTGTTAATTTAGGTCAATTTAAGGAATATTTCGAAATGCTTGACTGGCACCACACATGTTAATGAAAAGGCACACGCGTCACTGTTTACAGCAAATAAAGTACTGAATATGAATGCATTCACGCATTATCATTAAATCAtccaagaaaaagaaacacaaattaattagtgtataaaataaataattaaataagattttgaaattgaaaacttACCCTTTGGGTTTCTTGGTGACATAGAAATAGTAAGCGGTGCGAGCTCCAATGGCAACAAGAGCAACGGCAATGATCAGCCTCATCATCTCCACTCCGTGAGACTGTGAAATGTCCATTTTGGATCTCTCACTTCTCCAAATTTACGATTGCCACCACCAACCTCTTGTAACGGAATCGGAGTTTCTCTTTCTCAGACCCtattaattactaaattcAGGGCTTGCTTTGCTCTTTCCAACCAACTTTCCCTTTTTCCCTCCCTTCCGGTCAAAACTCAAAACTCTCTACTTTCAGTATCAGGGTGATTACAACTAGTCTTTGTCGTAGGAGAttagaatttttgtttttaatttgtaaaatggtggtaattaaaatttaaaatgccCACTGTTccaaataatagtaataataagacattaaattaataacttaataataaattaattattaggaAAAGGGCAAAATTAAATAGTTGAGAGTTATAGTCTTATCCACCTATATTGTTGAGTCCTCTCCTCTTGCATATAttgttgaagttgattttttttctaaatatttagaagTTTATTATGCCTATTTCAAACATAAAGATTAGATAACTTTATTACCTAACTAATGTAAGAGgttctaataaatttataattataaatatcaataatcgATCCAACCTATGAtggcaaaaataattaaattttgattaaaattttagaccaatttaaatctaaatagaTTTGAGAGGGATAAACAAACTAAataccatatatatatatatataaagacgcatacatatatatataaagtccTTCTCTCATGTGatgctctcattttttttttccttcttgaGACACATTATTAAGTCAtgtaatttaatgaaattagtGTATATATACTATTAAACTATATGAGTTTATACTAAATTAAGCACTAATCTTATTAAAGTATATGACTTGATAGAGtgaacatataaaaaaaaatgaggacgTCTACacttaaaaatttctattagagaaataaatttaacaactAGAGCATTTGACATTTTAAatctattcaaattttaggccaatttattcaaattttagaccAATTTATATTCGTTTATATATGTTAGACCGAAATCAACGGTACTACTAGATTTTGCATCAGAAGTCGTTGTTACTTGAATTTGTTATCGTTAAGATCATGAACTTCATATATAGATTTTCAATATGTACAATTCATATTAAAAGATACTTGTTACACTAGAGTATTTATTATGCAAATGAGatgacaaaattttcattgaagaaaaacaaaaattcttggatccaaaatacattttatttcGTTGACTGACATAATTAGAAACATACTCGGCAAATaccaaaattatcattttataataaaataattccaGGATTGGAATTTTAACTCTTTGCAGAACTCAAAGGAGGACTGTCACCCTTTTCTTCAGATTCTTCTGTTTTGCTCGGAGCTTCAACAGTGTCAATCTTCGAGACACGGAACATAGCCAGATGGGTATCCCCTGGAGAAACAGAGAACCCAATTAACCATTAATTTCGGAACTTTAGAAGCTCATATATAGGTCAATCTATTGAACAACTTGTAAGGAAAATCATagaattgaaagaaattaactaatattCATACACAATTATTATATTGATTCTTTCATGGCATCTGAACTCATGTTCGTTAACATACGCTTAACTGCTAAGTGTGATAAGGTTTAGAGGTGAGAGTAAAGGGGTTCCAATTTGAAACTTAAAAGATATTCAGTGTTTGACAATTCAATGCTGCTAATGGAATAGTACTAGAATTGATTAGATTGCCTAGCAATATTGTTACTTTAAAGGCTGACTAATGACTAATACCATGAAGTATGACAATCAAATGCTCAAAACAAGAAGAGTGATGGTTAAGATCTGAATAAATTCCATCtttcaaatcaattatatgaaaaataatcgTAAGTCAGAATCATTGCTATAACTTGCTGCGGTTTATGGGTTGGAGCAAGATCTAGTAGTCCAAAAACACGGATAAATCTATTAATCACTATAAATCTACAATCATTAATTCATCATATCCCAGATCAAAAGAGAATTTTTACCAAAACCTGACATGGCATCAGTAATGATGCTATTGATGCAAGagaaattaatacaaaaatactATACCCATTCATAACTGAACAGAAGAAAGCaagtaaaacaaagaaaacagtTCAAGTATAATGCAAACTGTGAAGGAAAATTAAAGCCAAGAGTTTACTGTTTGATATAGATTGGACAAGATCCTACTTCTATGTATACCTATTCACAGCGAGTTCGTATCCTGATTGCATTCATTTTTCAAACTCCTTAATCTAAGCAGTTTACTGCATTCCTTTTCCTGAAGACCAAGCATCCATTTGCATTGCCTTGTTCCCTCTAACATTAAACTATCGTGAAATTTAGTTTGGTATGAACTACTTACAGTTACTGACTCATTATCGTCAATCCTCTAAACATAAGAGAAACCACTTAACTTTAGGATAACTACTGAATTTACCTTCCTAATTTAGCTcaacaagtaaatttattcaaaagcTCTATCCTTGCCTGCTAAGGTACTTCAATTCTGCCTAAAACTACAagttaaagagaaattatcatgAAAACCATGTCATAGCTGTAATTGTTTAAAATGGTACATAAGCAGTTAGAGATCTGGGCTTTTTCTGATTACAAGAAAGGAAATGGACAAAATCTATGATACGGAAGAAGCTAGGAGCTTATAAATGATGTGATATTAGTGAACTTTTCATTAATCATTTAGGAAAATTTCCTGCCAAAATCTGTGAATTCAATCATCTACTCTTTAATGAAATTCATCGCTCGTTTATCATTTTGAaatatcaaattctttgcatGCTGCAACTGACATTAGTATCTGTGCTAAAAGTTTCTCCAGGAAAGTCAGAAAGATGATGTTAGGCTCACAGCCCTTAAGAGCTCAAAACATGAAAACACAATCTATCAcatgattatttaaaaagtactactgtctattttcttttaattgcaAGGTCTAGATTACGAGCACTAATGTCCAACAGCTTTCAGCTACCACCATAGCTAGAGGATAAAATTACTACATTGaaagctttttatttaaaaaaacactTAACAAAGAATGTCAAAGGTAATTAAAAGGACTTGTAATACGTCTCCTACAGTAACGGACTGCAATGAGCTTTTAGGTTCAAAATTGCGGTTCAAGAATGCAGCAACATGAAGTGAATAATAATCCATCCGTGCAAGAAAAACAacactttgaaaaaaaaattaaatgtgttCAAATTAAATCCAAGAAATATTACCAAACGTAATACGACTCCCAGGGGATGCAACAGCAACAACTCCAGATCTTAGCCgcttttcatcaataaatgtaCCATTTGTACTGTCCAAATCGGTAACCAACAGACTGTCGCCTTTCTTCTGAATACGAGCATGTAGACCAGATACTGTGAATTTGGGAAGATATGGTTTTgtacaaaattcattaataagGTGATATATATcaaacataattataattgCAAATATATTAAATCAGCATTTAACCCAACTATTGCACTATCCTGGAACATGTGGCTCATGCTCATAGGTTCAAGTCAGCATACAAAAGACATTGTCAAGTACCTGTTGCGACTGGAATCACCATGTCTGCTCTCTCAGGAAGACGGCCAACTGTCACCTCAGTCTAGATAATGTTCAAACAAACAGTTCCAATTGATTAACTTGGTGATGAAAATTAGACAACgcaattgattatttattacaatggGATACATATAAGCAGGCAAAAATTACTTACAGAAGCAATTTCAAATGCATCTGGCATTGGAACTTTAAAACCAATATGACTTGTGTCTCCATCACCTAGGATTTGATGATGATACGAATGAAAATGGTCTGTTATTAATTCCTTAAGAAACGGCATGCTTTAGATTGATCATAACAACACAAcaacattaattataacaGTTAATTCTTTGTATCAATGAAAATGACAACGCTGAACCCTAAGTTCACACATGGCCCCGCTgacatttttgtttcttaattgCATGCAAGAGCTAATAACTAAAAAAGGAACCAAAACAAAAGGCTGtacaaacaaaatttcaagctGATCAAtgggatatatatatattaccaACAGGTTGAAGAAGCCATCTTTCTGCTGCAACATCAGTTgaagtggtggtggtggtggtgctgCTGTCGGCTTCAGAAGCACGAATGGCTCCAAGATTTCTATGTTTCTTTGCTTTAATTCTAAGGCCTTGTAACTGCGTAAGAAGGGTCCTAGAGGAATGGAATGGGACTGAATTAGAAGAAACAAGAAGCGAAGCTTTAGAACGAAAGAtggatggtggtggtggtggtggtggtgataaTGAAGTAGTTGAGCAGCTTAGAAGCTtggtttgagaaaaaaatgacTGGCGAGTTATTTCCATTTCGGAAACTTTGTGATCTGTGAAAGGATTTTGATCAGTAGTTTGGTTTTGTTGGATAAAAAGAAGCACATGCAATTGGCGTGCGCACGTGGCAGCCATTTAATGCTTAAAAACTCGAAAAGATACGGATATTGGATAAGAAAATCTTCCTAGTTAAAACTTCATGGGCACTGTAATTAGAAGTTAATGTGGGAATTACGAGGTGTTTAAAATATactgatttatttataaatatatatttttattaataaaatatttatgatatttttctaaatattttaattgtataaatattttgaataaaatctatttaatcatgtatttatgtgatcattaTATAGATTCACGAAcgatataaatataaattatcttatGATTACATAAATTGAGTTTGTagttgataaatagagttgATTGTCCTATTTATGTATAGattatagtaaatttattgaatgatttatcttaattatattttactgATTTAGTTTGACTACATTTAATTGaatcatatataatatttaattaaccttgaaatgaCTGACAAACTTGTTAAATGTCATAggcaattattttattgcaatttcaatattgagttaattataattttataatcatgattgttattccatttaaattatcaatggACGCGACATATATCTCTAGTCAAGATTACTTAGTATTTTGTTGAGAGTAATTATAAGCAGTAAAacttatagattaacaatatagaatatACACAAAACATCGTTTGACGGGTTTTTGGTACTTTATCATAGAAATCTCTTATCAATCAACATAATCGATATGTTGAAAAATGATCGATAGAAAAAACTAATAAGTATCAAGGaaaaagatgtaattaaattgattggacagttaaAATGTCAATTAACTAACGATGTGATATAAAAGATTATTCTATAAGGAAATCAATGTGATATGAATTAATATTCTCATCCTGGATAGCATATAATTATGGAGtaaaatttcaatcttttagGGGAGtagatttcaaattaaataatcaggataatttaattacaaacttAATTATTGTAGCTATTATTGTATGTATCCAAATGATCTCATGTTAGCTCACTTAATTGATTGCATCACTACTTGATTGATAAACAAGATAACTAGATATTTTGGTTAAAAGTTCAAATATATGTAGGAGACTCTATTTAATATGCAGTCTTGTGTCATTTTACAAGATAAGCCCCTATAACAAGGGCAAGCGATGCACCAACTTTTGGTTTtatcttatcttttaatttaaatcaaatatttttgatttaatagaattaaaagaCGAGGAGAGATAAATAGTGACTTAtctatcttttaatttaagtcaaatattttttatttaataggaTTAAAAAGGAGATAAAATAAGAAGCTTAGGGTTTCCACCAAAAAAGTagataaaaacttatttttccacaaaagaataaagaagtcacaatatataaaacaaagaaaaagaaatttttttctctaactTTGTGagaaaaaattttctattacCAGTTgctttcaataataataaatacactCACACATCaagtacaaattaaaattgagtcataacttaaaaaattattagtgataaaatcGTGATTTAATAAGCTTCataacctaaaaaattattagtgacCAATCGTGATCTAATAAGATTAGTGGTGACAAATCATAATATGTGAGCCTAAATTACtactaagaaaaaataaagatatgatttttaaattatggtaATTTTATGCACTATGAGAATTGCAATTCAGTAATTTTCGCTGCAAAACGATTTTTCACCAGCAGTTAAATCCACTAAATTTCATGCAATTAAAACAAGATGATTAAGGGTTGATTATATTCAAAACCTGCTAACACATCCACGCACTCAGGAGAGAAAAACAGGCAGACTTGAGTAATACACATACACAGCACATATGACCACAAAACTCCATTTCTCAACTTCAGAGAATTACAGTATTCGTCCGCATTGGTCAAACAGCATACTACAGCCGTGTTTCTTACTAAGCCCTAGTAGAAACAGTTGAACACAGCTTAGTAAAAATTTACAGCCCAAAATCTATCAACACTTAGTTTACAGCTCTTATGCTAGTGTTTTCCACTGTAGGCCATCCCACCATGGGTGACGACAGAATGTTCTGTTAGCAGTTGATACCTTTCTTCACCGGCCCCCATACCCACTCCCCCAACAACCCCAAATGAAACATCATCACCAGCTTCATATACAAGGCCAACCATCATCAGATCTCATGTTCTTTGCCTGACCCTCCTGCCATTCGTATCACCACCATCTGAAAGTTGGGCCCATACACTCCGAGATTTTCCTCCACTGCTGCAATCCTCCTCACAACCTGCCACCGTCTTGAGAAGCTCCGACTGCAGTGATGGGCAATTCTCTTTGAGGTACTCAAAGCCATCTGATCGCATAACAGCTGCAGAAAGTGAATGCAAATTAGAGACCAACGTTATGCACATTAAAGATCACATTTACATTATCTAACAtggaaaaaatttctaaatctaCCTCAATTTTGTGGTTTTTAACTGCTTGATCTTATGGCACGCATGCAATAAATATTATGTCTTGACTCTTACTTCATAATTACTTCCataaataaacacaataaGAATCCTACCCTCATGATAAAGCatttataattagaaaagaaagagaaatcaGACACAAATATCTCCTCAGTCATAAACAACCCCCTAATAACTGAATCTATCTAAACTCAAATTGTTAATGATAACGGCACCAGGGTTTCGCAAAATCAGCCCTCTAACCAGTTCATAAAACCTTGCACTAAAAAAGCAGCTGATGTCTGATTGTAAACTTCAGGCATAACCTGTATGTATATGCATATCCCATCTGCTGACACTTCACACAAAGATCACTGCAAGAGCTCATCTCCTTTCACCAACAGACACATCGTAAGAAAAATCCAATCCCCCTTGTTCACCCTCCCTTGGGCAGGactgaaaaaatatattattggaTAAACAAGGCCATAAAATGCCCTAAACACTAAGAAATCATACTTGATATGTAAAGGTAGCCCAAAAAGTTGAAATGATGCTTAATATTCTCTTTTGGTTCTGGCAATGACAACCGTGCTGACTACACAAAGCGCAATCAGAGAAACTTCTGTAAAACATCAGTGCAATTCATGCACTCCGCGTACACAAAATGTACAAATCAAATATTGCTAAGCTGATTTCAGAAGTCTGTGCCtgttaaaatgataaaagcaGAATGCTCATCATCAACCCCCTAAATCTTGTAGCAGGCAAAAATTTTCTACATTAGCAGAGAAACAACATATGACATATACTCATATAGAGAGCTTGCACAAGGAGCTTGCATTAGgtgaaagaaaattcaagaaaaaatcttaaacCAAAAGGATACACAAACTGAACAGAAGCTGAAGAAATTAAGTAATTCCTTCCATAATCCTTCTCTTATTTAACCCTTGTGatgaaaaatgacattttagTCCTTTTTGATACTTCTAATATTTCCCAAACATTTGACTACTGTCTCCTCCTGAATTGAAGTCATCATAACAAGTCTGTCCTCTTAAAACCGCAGAATGTTGAcaacttctttttattttttcctttaggtAAGGTAATGCTGCTCACTTTACTAGACAGattttaaatcttgctttCATATCCACAATAATTAAGAGAATCTACAGGAGCTTACGCTGACCATCCAGCCTCTCAATATGTGAGTGTCCACTGGCGTAAAAGATCAAGACCTATAGAAATAGAAAGGCCTAAAGCCTACATTTGAAACTTTTCAATTCACTATCCATAAGCTTGCCTTCATTATCAACAAAATCTACTGACATTTAGAGAAATCACAGAACCACAGGCTAAGAGGTGAGTGTGGTCATTAGCTGCAAGTATCAAACTCTCTAGAAACAGGCATCTAAAAACCAAAATTGGTATATTCAcacttttcattaattttgtagCCAAAACTACCTGtaaaagtttattaatttcttctgATAATTCTCCCTAACCATGAAGGGTGTACTTTTCATACACATGCTGAACCAACCCATGATAACAAATTGCATTTGAGTACCAATTGCTTAGATGCACTACCAAGCCTCAAGATGTCTGGTAGAAAAGTTTAGTCTCTCAGTAACTAATAAACTGCAGTGAAGTAACATAATATCACAGCAAAGCTTTTTGTAGCATCCAGATTAACAGACTTCCTGTGTAGCTAAATAAATCTTCAACAATAACATATGTTGCAGTATTCCTATCAGCAAATTGATACAGAAACATTTCCTAAAGCTGATCAGAATCTCAATTGTTCCACAAACACACAAAACTCAAAAAAGGACTACATCAGCCACCAATCaatccaaaataaagaaacttaGAGCTTTCCAAAAGGTCTAAAGAAGCGCTGTATAGTAAGCTGAAACATACCCTCGGCCTTGAAATCTTGGCAGCTTAGCTCATTCCTTTGTATCTATCATCTAAAAAGATTCTGGCTattgaataaacaaatgatTGTAGGTCATAATAGCATTACTTCACAAATAACCCAATCTGTAATCCAGTGTATGGCAAGGTAATTTCAGCCGACCAAGCAtgatcaattaaatcatctatGTAGGGTCTTACAAAGTGTAGTCAATGTAGAAATAATTCTCAACCAAGAATTAACAACTCAAGGAAATGGCGTGTCCATCAAGCTATGAGCTCATACACAGAAATCACCATTTTTTAACCTCCACATATGCAAATCTTATTATAATTCTCCAAATAAGATCACCCATCCAGAATACAAGCTTTCACCAACTAAGTCATAGCCACTCAAGTGAATaattaggggaaaaaaaataaaaaagtgaatttCATATCAACAAATTTCCAGCACATAGGGTTGGTGCTGAAGTTTTTTTGTTCTGTATACTCCTCAAAGCATTCACCTCAGCAGGCATgtgaaaaacttaaaactatACATAAGCTCAAAATATCTCTTAAATTCACATTAAAATTCATGCACAGTTGGACCAAAGGAGGGTTGGCTCACAGTAAAtgcatcaataaaataatatgctGCAGAGAATTAATTACACactcaattaaatcatcatgcCTTTGCTTTCACATAAAGTACACAAGGAAACTGAAACAAACCTGCAAGATTTTCAGCAGCAAATCTCAAGCAAACAGCTTTTAATTCTGTAGCATGATGTTCATCGGccaaggataaaattttggCGACAGAGTTCACAGAAATGTCCTTGCATAGATGAGACCCGCACATCAATCTGAGCCTCTCTAGACCATACCTGTCTGCTGCTGCTAACAACTTGGCGGTTAATGTGTCAGAGACCGATGACATACAAGACGAGCTAGGTGTTGCCACATCCACATCCACATCCTCAGTAAGAGTATCTCTGTATATAAAGTGCAGCATGGCCTACAGAAAGGATAGAAAGAAAAACGGTAATAAGAGTAATATACTGTCACTACATAAACAAATGCTCATTTACTCTcacacaaaacaaaagcaacattgataaataagaaatatgcTCACCTTAAAAACCTTAGGCTCTAGATCGCTAATGATGATTTCTTGCTTATCTTCCTCTAATTCATCAAAGAATTTAGAACGAAATATTGGAGATCGTGCAGCCAATACCAACTTATGAGCAGGAAATTTTTCCCCAGCTACATCAAAAGTGATGTCAGAGCTTTCTGCATTGTCTAGTAGCATGCCAAAATGTGCTCCTATATCAGACTCTGGGACCTGAATTGAGTGGAACCGTGAACAGTCTATAGCCGATACCACAACTCCAACAGTGCAATTGATTTTCAAGCAATCATCTTTGAGGTAATCTGATGTTTCAAGCATAGCTCGTCTGAAAAAACGCTTGTATCCCCTAAAGTAAAGCAAATTGAACAAATCATTGACTTGGTATGAATGCCCAAAGAGCTGCAAATGAATAATCAGATAACAAATATTCAACTTCAATTTACACTCATTTATAGTACGTCTAACCAGTCACAAAATAGGAGATTTTACAGCATGAGAATTGTGATACAGTATTGTATCTGCCATAGAAAGTTGCATAAAGTAATCAAACATTCCGGCAAATGCACCCAGCCGATCAGAAAGAAACAAGGACTGCCATATAAGGATTTCCAAATATTTTCTCCAAATGCATTTgagcaagaaaaataatagcatGTCATaagtgaaaacaaaacaagaagcAAGATAGAAAATTTCCaccaatttcaaaaaaaaaaaaaagaatcctaATTTCTTGGTCTACCAAAAACAGAGAAGCaagaaatcatcaaaagatAGATTAAAtacacaagaaaaagaaacaatttttaataccaCATGCTTCCACGATACTTGAGCGTGTAAGGACCGCTCTCGAGCGATCGATCAAAATGGCTATGCACTTTGTGCTTCCCTTTACCACTCTGATCCAACAGCGTCAGCTCAAACAATGCTCTTACATCCGTTCCTTCACTCGctaatgcaataaaaaccgaCACGTACGCTGAATTATCCTCCGGATTTTTACCGTCgggataaaaatatatggCCCACTGGTAGCCGCCCACGGTGAAATTGTCGCTGGCAATGT contains:
- the LOC102627328 gene encoding uncharacterized protein LOC102627328; amino-acid sequence: MEITRQSFFSQTKLLSCSTTSLSPPPPPPPSIFRSKASLLVSSNSVPFHSSRTLLTQLQGLRIKAKKHRNLGAIRASEADSSTTTTTTSTDVAAERWLLQPVGDGDTSHIGFKVPMPDAFEIASTEVTVGRLPERADMVIPVATVSGLHARIQKKGDSLLVTDLDSTNGTFIDEKRLRSGVVAVASPGSRITFGDTHLAMFRVSKIDTVEAPSKTEESEEKGDSPPLSSAKS
- the LOC102627038 gene encoding BTB/POZ and MATH domain-containing protein 4, which produces MTNSSPSPLVSPTSSRSVTETVNGSHKFVIQGYSLAKGMGIGKHIASDNFTVGGYQWAIYFYPDGKNPEDNSAYVSVFIALASEGTDVRALFELTLLDQSGKGKHKVHSHFDRSLESGPYTLKYRGSMWGYKRFFRRAMLETSDYLKDDCLKINCTVGVVVSAIDCSRFHSIQVPESDIGAHFGMLLDNAESSDITFDVAGEKFPAHKLVLAARSPIFRSKFFDELEEDKQEIIISDLEPKVFKAMLHFIYRDTLTEDVDVDVATPSSSCMSSVSDTLTAKLLAAADRYGLERLRLMCGSHLCKDISVNSVAKILSLADEHHATELKAVCLRFAAENLAAVMRSDGFEYLKENCPSLQSELLKTVAGCEEDCSSGGKSRSVWAQLSDGGDTNGRRVRQRT